In one Candidatus Nanopelagicus limnes genomic region, the following are encoded:
- the trxA gene encoding thioredoxin → MATSKVTTADFESVVLKSATPVLVDFWAEWCGPCRAVGPILEEISNEYGDKLKIVKLNTDEEGSIAMKYGISSIPTMNVFVGGEVVKTIVGAKPKPALLKDLESYIK, encoded by the coding sequence ATGGCAACATCAAAGGTAACTACCGCTGATTTTGAATCAGTTGTATTAAAGAGTGCAACACCAGTATTGGTAGATTTTTGGGCAGAGTGGTGTGGTCCTTGCCGTGCAGTTGGACCAATTTTGGAAGAGATTTCAAATGAATACGGCGATAAGCTAAAAATCGTTAAGTTAAATACTGATGAAGAGGGCTCAATTGCAATGAAATATGGCATTTCTTCAATCCCAACCATGAATGTGTTTGTTGGTGGCGAAGTTGTTAAAACGATTGTGGGCGCCAAGCCAAAGCCAGCATTGCTTAAAGATCTTGAAAGCTATATCAAGTAA
- a CDS encoding N-acetylmuramoyl-L-alanine amidase: MSDQPKLGDRSTAIELISNTLLRLGFITAPSDIFDEKLTQGIKAFQQERGLTATGVINEITARSLEEARFKLGDRVLSFNFASIMRGDDVSNLQDRLIQMGFNCGKVDGVFGANTERAVKEFQKSVGITSDGKCGPATLISLMRLVKTVSGGAPNQLRESVKHSVRSPALANKVIVIDPSWGGEFTGESANGVIESEIVFDLAQRLEGRLIALGVNVVLTRSANNSPLEIDRIKVANSVNADLVIALKVDSYKNENANGVATYFYGRDDKGVRSVVGERFANLIQREICARTDLLNCQTHAKSWDLLRLTVAPTVRIDLGYLSNPKDAKRLATAAFRDQLAEAMIVAIQRLYLSAEDDAKTGTLKISDLRRAGLRN, translated from the coding sequence ATGAGCGATCAACCAAAGTTAGGTGATCGCTCAACTGCAATTGAGTTGATTTCAAATACCTTGCTTCGCCTGGGATTTATTACCGCCCCATCAGATATCTTTGATGAAAAATTAACCCAAGGAATTAAAGCTTTTCAGCAGGAGCGCGGGTTAACTGCAACTGGAGTTATAAATGAAATTACTGCCAGATCTTTAGAGGAAGCAAGATTTAAACTTGGCGATCGAGTTTTATCCTTTAACTTTGCTTCAATTATGCGCGGTGATGATGTTAGTAATTTACAAGATCGATTAATTCAAATGGGATTTAACTGTGGCAAGGTTGATGGCGTATTTGGAGCAAACACAGAACGAGCGGTTAAAGAATTCCAAAAGTCAGTTGGTATCACCTCTGATGGAAAATGTGGGCCGGCAACTTTAATTTCATTAATGCGCCTAGTTAAAACAGTCTCTGGTGGTGCGCCAAATCAACTGCGTGAAAGCGTTAAACACTCAGTTAGATCTCCTGCGTTAGCAAATAAAGTGATTGTGATTGACCCAAGTTGGGGTGGTGAATTTACGGGAGAAAGTGCTAATGGTGTTATTGAATCGGAGATAGTTTTTGATTTAGCACAACGACTTGAAGGGCGTTTAATCGCACTGGGTGTGAATGTGGTTTTAACGAGGAGTGCTAATAACTCACCTCTTGAAATAGATCGAATAAAGGTTGCAAATTCAGTAAATGCAGATTTAGTTATAGCTTTAAAAGTTGATAGTTATAAAAATGAAAATGCTAATGGGGTAGCAACCTACTTTTATGGCCGAGACGATAAAGGTGTTAGATCAGTAGTTGGTGAGCGCTTTGCAAACTTAATTCAACGTGAAATTTGTGCCCGTACTGATTTATTAAATTGCCAAACCCATGCCAAAAGTTGGGATCTGCTTCGATTAACTGTTGCGCCAACTGTAAGAATTGATTTGGGATACCTTTCAAATCCAAAAGATGCTAAACGTTTAGCTACTGCTGCATTTAGAGATCAATTGGCCGAGGCCATGATTGTGGCAATCCAACGGCTTTATTTATCAGCAGAAGATGATGCCAAGACTGGCACCTTGAAAATCTCTGATTTAAGAAGAGCAGGGCTTAGAAACTAG